A window of the Penaeus monodon isolate SGIC_2016 chromosome 38, NSTDA_Pmon_1, whole genome shotgun sequence genome harbors these coding sequences:
- the LOC119597091 gene encoding pro-resilin-like isoform X3 gives MNAKVALLLSLLAVAATDTQPAYSYDAPSSEESAEAKYDFQWAVKDDYSGNDFGHQESRDGDDTQGSYYVQLPDGRLQKVTYYVDGDSGYVAEVSYEGEARYDSVESREDVYAPPRPVYG, from the exons ATGAATGCCAAG GTCGCGCTTCTGCTCTCCCTGCTGGCTGTGGCTGCCACTGACACCCAGCCTGCTTACTCCTACGACGCCCCC TCGTCGGAGGAATCGGCGGAGGCCAAGTACGACTTCCAGTGGgccgtgaaggacgactactccggcaacgacttcggccaCCAGGAGTCCCGCGACGGCGACGACACCCAGGGCTCgtactacgtgcagctccccgacggccgcctgcagaaggtcacctactacgtggacggcgactccggctacgtggccgaggtcagctacgagggcgaggctcgctATGACTCCGTCGAGTCCCGCGAGGACGTCTACGCCCCACCCAGGCCCGTGTACGGCTGA